From Tachypleus tridentatus isolate NWPU-2018 chromosome 8, ASM421037v1, whole genome shotgun sequence, a single genomic window includes:
- the LOC143223924 gene encoding zinc finger MYM-type protein 1-like: protein MGGVLQLRCASPRSRLQRMKGDDWSINGSECAIRRAVQVYDESNTSDDKGNYKEFLNTLRDYDTCLDSHLNTATVFQGTSPTVQNDLIQALSNVLKKHIKKEIDSARFVAIILDETSDVISKSQLSTVLRFVCNGKVFERFIGFSDVSVDRTADGLFSHVVDIAKEFEIENKLVGQTYDGASVMSGHMNGLQKKVLYKYPLAIFAHCYAHGLNLVLQQGLFSIKECRIFFQTLSGLSAFFSKSSKR from the exons ATGGGCGGAGTCTTGCAGCTGCGCTGTGCCTCTCCCCGTAGCCGACTACAAAGAATGAAGGGAGATGATTGGTCGATAAACGGATCAGAGTGTGCTATTCGTCGAGC TGTGCAAGTATATGATGAATCGAATACTTCAGATGATAAGGGAAACTATAAGGAGTTTCTCAATACCCTTAGAGATTATGACACGTGCTTGGACAGTCATTTGAATACTGCTACAGTTTTTCAAGGAACATCGCCAACTGTTCAAAATGACTTAATTCAGGCTTTgtctaatgttttaaaaaagcatATCAAAAAGGAAATTGACAGCGCAAGATTTGTTGCAATCATTCTCGATGAGACTTCAGATGTGATATCCAAGTCACAATTATCAACAGTGTTGCGGTTTGTTTGTAATGGAAAAGTTTTCGAAAGGTTCATTGGTTTCTCTGATGTCAGCGTGGATAGAACTGCTGACGGTCTTTTTAGTCATGTTGTTGATATCGCCAAGGAATTTGAGATAGAAAATAAATTGGTCGGGCAGACGTATGATGGCGCGAGTGTAATGAGTGGTCACATGAATGGATTGCAGAAAAAAGTGTTGTATAAGTATCCCTTGGCGATTTTTGCTCATTGCTATGCGCATGGTTTGAACCTGGTCTTGCAGCAAGGTCTTTTCAGCATTAAGGAATGCAGAATTTTTTTCCAAACCTTGAGTGGATTATCGGCATTTTTTTCCAAGTCTTCTAAAAGATAA